One segment of Vibrio orientalis CIP 102891 = ATCC 33934 DNA contains the following:
- a CDS encoding anti-phage deoxyguanosine triphosphatase, translating into MTFKISSLWFERHDDEHKIRRDDHRSPYQRDRARILHSAAFRRLQAKTQVHGNSFDDFHRTRLTHSLEAAQLGTGIVAQIKKKQPEFRDLLPSDSLIDSLCLAHDIGHPPYGHGGEVALNYMMRDHGGFEGNAQTFRIVTKLEPYTELFGMNLARRTLLGLIKYPALLSQARADVMPECVSHQRKLRARDWSPAKGLYDCDADLFDWVLAPLSENDKAIFSQMRDEQYLETEHKKTRYKSIDCSIMELADDIAYGVHDLEDALVLGMVNRNQWVEGAASKLAECGDPWFEEHIASISDMLLSGTHHQRKDAIGGMVNALLTSISIKPVDAPFESQLLAFNAVLEPSMANALEILKRFVSQYVIQVPHVQVMEYKGQQIIMDIFEALNADPERLLPIDIKQKWANRNDESDGYRVIADYISSMTDGHAQRLHQQLFSSH; encoded by the coding sequence ATGACGTTTAAAATCAGCTCCTTATGGTTCGAAAGACACGACGATGAGCATAAAATTCGTCGTGACGACCACCGCAGTCCCTACCAACGCGATCGCGCTCGTATTCTTCACTCTGCCGCTTTTAGGCGTCTGCAGGCTAAAACTCAGGTTCACGGCAATAGTTTCGATGATTTTCACCGCACCCGTCTGACTCACTCACTTGAGGCGGCGCAATTGGGTACCGGTATTGTTGCCCAGATTAAGAAGAAGCAACCAGAGTTCCGTGACCTTTTGCCTAGTGATAGCCTGATTGATTCATTATGTTTAGCCCATGATATAGGCCATCCGCCCTACGGCCATGGCGGTGAAGTCGCTCTTAACTATATGATGCGAGACCATGGCGGCTTTGAAGGTAATGCGCAGACTTTTCGTATCGTCACTAAACTGGAGCCTTATACCGAACTGTTTGGTATGAACTTGGCTCGCCGCACTTTGCTCGGTCTCATCAAGTACCCAGCGCTGCTCAGCCAAGCCCGTGCTGATGTCATGCCTGAATGTGTTTCCCATCAACGCAAACTCAGAGCACGTGATTGGTCACCCGCTAAAGGGCTTTATGACTGTGATGCAGACCTGTTTGATTGGGTGTTAGCGCCGCTGAGTGAAAACGACAAAGCTATCTTTAGTCAGATGCGTGATGAGCAATACCTAGAAACTGAACATAAGAAGACCCGTTATAAGTCTATCGACTGTTCTATTATGGAACTCGCCGACGACATCGCTTATGGCGTCCACGACCTAGAAGATGCCTTGGTTCTTGGCATGGTCAATCGTAACCAATGGGTTGAAGGTGCAGCAAGTAAGCTCGCAGAGTGTGGCGACCCATGGTTTGAAGAACATATCGCGTCGATTTCAGACATGCTGTTGTCTGGCACTCACCACCAGCGTAAAGATGCGATTGGCGGTATGGTGAACGCCCTACTGACCAGCATTTCAATTAAGCCAGTCGATGCGCCATTTGAATCGCAGTTGCTGGCCTTTAACGCCGTACTTGAACCTTCAATGGCGAATGCTTTGGAGATCCTAAAACGTTTTGTCAGCCAGTACGTCATCCAAGTCCCTCATGTTCAGGTGATGGAGTACAAAGGCCAACAGATCATTATGGATATTTTTGAAGCGCTCAATGCCGACCCAGAGCGATTATTGCCTATCGATATCAAACAAAAGTGGGCAAATAGAAATGACGAGAGTGACGGCTATCGTGTGATTGCAGATTACATCTCTTCGATGACAGACGGTCACGCTCAAAGACTGCACCAACAGTTATTCTCTTCTCATTAA
- a CDS encoding adenosine deaminase, with amino-acid sequence MNGDTSVNNQIAFIEQLPKVELHLHIEGSLEPEMMFELAKRNGIELPFTTPQEVSAAYQFTNLQSFLDIYYQGANVLIHEQDFYDLTWAYLLRCQQDNVIHTEIFFDPQTHTSRGIAFDTVINGIHRALKDGEERLGISSQIIMCFLRHLDEESAFDTLFEALAHKDKIVGVGLDSSELGYPPEKFARVYRKALEEGFLTVAHAGEEGPVSNIYDSLELLKVSRIDHGVRCSDDENLLHALANNKMPLTVCPLSNTKLKVFEKMEQHNIVDLLRRGLCVTINSDDPAYFGGYMNANFKAVAQSHDVTNQELANFTRNAIAASFINDEEKSRLLGKLNQFVSEFNY; translated from the coding sequence ATGAATGGAGACACAAGCGTGAATAATCAAATCGCCTTTATAGAGCAACTACCAAAAGTTGAACTTCACTTACATATCGAAGGTTCACTCGAGCCTGAGATGATGTTTGAGCTAGCCAAGCGCAATGGCATAGAGCTGCCTTTCACTACCCCACAAGAAGTCAGTGCTGCGTATCAATTTACCAACCTACAGTCATTTCTTGATATCTACTATCAAGGTGCCAATGTGCTGATCCATGAGCAGGACTTCTACGATCTGACATGGGCTTATTTGCTTCGCTGTCAGCAAGATAATGTAATTCATACTGAGATTTTCTTTGACCCACAGACGCATACCAGTCGCGGGATTGCTTTTGATACCGTGATTAATGGCATACATCGAGCATTGAAAGATGGCGAAGAACGACTCGGTATTAGCAGTCAGATCATCATGTGCTTTTTGCGTCATTTAGATGAAGAGAGCGCGTTTGATACCCTATTTGAAGCCTTGGCTCACAAGGATAAGATCGTTGGTGTGGGTCTAGATTCTTCAGAGCTCGGCTATCCGCCAGAGAAATTTGCTCGCGTTTATCGCAAAGCGTTAGAAGAGGGATTTCTCACGGTTGCCCATGCAGGAGAAGAGGGGCCAGTGAGTAATATCTATGACAGTTTGGAACTACTGAAAGTGAGCCGAATTGACCACGGTGTGCGTTGTTCCGATGATGAAAATCTGCTGCATGCGTTAGCAAACAACAAGATGCCACTGACGGTCTGCCCATTGTCGAATACCAAATTGAAAGTGTTTGAAAAAATGGAACAGCATAATATCGTTGACCTGCTCCGCCGCGGTCTCTGCGTAACGATAAACTCCGATGACCCCGCCTACTTTGGGGGGTACATGAATGCGAATTTCAAAGCCGTTGCGCAAAGTCATGATGTGACAAATCAAGAGCTCGCAAACTTCACCCGCAATGCAATTGCCGCCAGTTTCATTAATGATGAAGAAAAAAGTCGACTACTAGGTAAGCTTAACCAATTTGTTAGCGAGTTTAATTACTAA
- a CDS encoding tRNA-uridine aminocarboxypropyltransferase, with protein MSRYCSQCGKSLKACICQWIQSLTSNVELVILQHHSETDRPMGTARILKLSLANSFCFVGEDFSSNDQLNQLLNDGQYQHFILYPGEGALTHNEVAEQVANQQKVRVILLDGTWKKAYKMWQLSTNLHPLPLVRLPDDLQGNYRIRKAPSDNSLSTVEAGYHILSLLEPEKDFTPLIDAFNQMIEFQIKQMPPGVFEKNYLS; from the coding sequence ATGTCCCGATACTGTTCTCAATGTGGTAAATCACTCAAAGCGTGTATTTGCCAATGGATACAAAGCCTAACATCGAATGTTGAGTTGGTCATCCTACAACATCACAGTGAAACAGATCGGCCAATGGGCACCGCGCGCATCCTTAAGCTTTCTTTAGCTAACAGTTTTTGCTTTGTCGGTGAGGATTTTTCTAGCAATGATCAGCTCAACCAATTATTAAATGATGGGCAATACCAACATTTTATACTTTATCCTGGGGAAGGAGCTCTCACTCATAATGAGGTAGCGGAGCAAGTTGCCAATCAGCAAAAGGTTCGCGTGATTTTGCTCGATGGTACGTGGAAAAAGGCCTACAAGATGTGGCAACTGTCGACAAACCTGCACCCATTGCCATTAGTACGTTTACCAGATGACTTGCAAGGTAATTACCGAATTAGAAAAGCGCCCAGTGACAACAGCCTTTCAACGGTTGAAGCGGGCTACCATATTCTTTCTCTCCTTGAACCAGAAAAAGACTTTACGCCGCTGATTGACGCTTTTAATCAGATGATTGAGTTTCAAATCAAGCAGATGCCCCCCGGTGTCTTTGAGAAAAATTACCTTTCTTAA
- the rrtA gene encoding rhombosortase, with protein sequence MRLFLLLLTISLLCLGLQFEPIASLAAWQRQQIIDGQWWRILSGNFTHTNFAHLAMNLAGLWVISFIFKPTEKSLALLLIAISLAIGALNFLSDMNGYVGLSGLLHGLFAYFALQESLNGRKSSWLLVIGVIAKVTWELTMGASHSTVELINARVAVEAHLFGMLSGFVLASIVRFFPSRNKSAA encoded by the coding sequence GTGCGCTTATTTCTTCTATTATTGACAATCAGTCTACTCTGCCTTGGCCTACAATTCGAACCTATAGCCTCATTAGCGGCTTGGCAGCGTCAGCAGATTATTGACGGGCAGTGGTGGCGAATCCTATCAGGAAACTTCACTCACACCAACTTTGCACATTTAGCCATGAATCTCGCTGGACTATGGGTCATTAGCTTCATATTCAAACCCACAGAGAAGTCACTCGCATTACTGCTGATTGCTATTAGCTTAGCGATAGGTGCACTCAACTTCCTCAGCGATATGAATGGCTATGTTGGATTGTCCGGTTTACTACATGGGTTATTTGCCTATTTTGCCTTGCAAGAGAGCCTTAATGGACGCAAAAGCAGTTGGCTACTAGTGATTGGCGTTATTGCCAAAGTCACTTGGGAGCTAACCATGGGGGCATCACACTCGACTGTCGAGCTAATCAATGCGAGAGTGGCCGTCGAGGCTCACCTGTTTGGTATGCTTTCGGGCTTTGTACTCGCTTCGATCGTTCGCTTCTTCCCTAGCCGAAATAAATCAGCGGCATAG
- a CDS encoding DEAD/DEAH box helicase, whose product MGFTSLGLSAPILKAIEEQGYDTPSPIQEQAIPAVLSGKDVMAAAQTGTGKTAGFTLPILERLDNGQRVKGNHIRALILTPTRELAAQVQENVFKYSRHQSLTSQVVFGGVKVNPQMLKLRKGCDVLVATPGRLLDLYQQNAVKFDQLEVLVLDEADRMLDMGFIRDIRKILNVLPAKRQNLLFSATFSAEIRELAKGLVNDPVEVSVNKENSTAVTIEQSIYPADKRKKAPMLVKLIKDGNWKQTLVFCRTKHGANRLAFFLNKEGITAAPIHGNKSQGARTRALADFKSGDVRVLVATDIAARGIDIPQLPQVVNYELPHVSEDYVHRIGRTGRAGEVGRAISLVEADEAGELFGIERLIQQVLPRIELEGFKPVNELPESRLDTRPIKPKKPKKPKKPSQPKAEHADGQRSGDNARGNKPASKNKRHFGHNKPNGENRGNGGNGGNGGQAKRKPAGGKPNSNNGGNGQQRRKPANRKPSGQAKAQ is encoded by the coding sequence ATGGGTTTTACCTCCTTAGGCCTTTCTGCACCAATCCTCAAAGCAATTGAAGAACAAGGTTATGACACCCCTTCTCCGATTCAGGAACAAGCAATTCCTGCGGTACTTTCAGGGAAAGACGTCATGGCAGCTGCGCAGACAGGTACAGGTAAAACTGCAGGCTTCACTCTACCGATCCTAGAACGTCTTGATAATGGCCAACGTGTAAAAGGCAACCACATCCGTGCGCTTATCTTAACGCCGACTCGTGAGCTGGCTGCCCAGGTTCAAGAAAACGTATTTAAGTACAGCCGTCACCAGAGTCTTACCTCTCAAGTAGTGTTCGGTGGTGTAAAAGTTAACCCACAAATGCTTAAGCTACGTAAAGGCTGTGACGTACTTGTCGCAACTCCGGGCCGTTTGTTGGATCTCTACCAACAAAATGCAGTGAAGTTTGATCAGCTTGAAGTACTGGTTCTAGATGAAGCCGATCGCATGCTAGATATGGGCTTCATCCGTGATATCCGTAAGATCCTCAACGTACTGCCAGCTAAGCGCCAAAACCTACTCTTTTCAGCGACATTCTCAGCAGAGATCCGCGAACTAGCAAAAGGTCTAGTAAACGATCCTGTCGAAGTATCAGTAAACAAAGAGAACTCTACCGCGGTCACCATCGAGCAAAGCATCTACCCTGCAGACAAACGCAAAAAAGCGCCAATGCTGGTTAAGCTGATTAAAGATGGTAACTGGAAGCAGACACTTGTTTTCTGTCGTACTAAGCATGGTGCAAATCGCCTAGCTTTCTTCCTTAATAAAGAAGGCATTACCGCTGCACCAATTCATGGTAATAAGAGCCAAGGTGCTCGTACTCGTGCATTGGCAGATTTTAAATCGGGTGATGTTCGCGTGTTAGTCGCAACAGATATCGCTGCACGTGGTATCGATATTCCTCAGCTTCCTCAAGTGGTTAACTACGAGCTACCACATGTGTCAGAAGATTACGTTCACCGCATTGGACGTACTGGCCGCGCCGGTGAAGTGGGTAGAGCAATTTCACTGGTTGAAGCAGATGAAGCAGGTGAGCTATTTGGTATCGAGCGCCTAATTCAACAGGTGCTGCCACGTATCGAGCTAGAAGGCTTTAAGCCAGTTAATGAATTGCCAGAATCTCGACTAGATACTCGTCCGATCAAGCCAAAGAAACCGAAGAAGCCGAAAAAACCTAGCCAGCCAAAAGCAGAACATGCTGATGGCCAACGCTCTGGCGATAATGCGCGCGGTAACAAACCCGCTAGCAAAAACAAACGTCACTTTGGTCACAATAAGCCAAATGGTGAAAACCGTGGTAACGGCGGTAATGGTGGTAATGGCGGCCAAGCGAAACGCAAGCCTGCTGGTGGAAAGCCAAACAGCAACAACGGTGGCAATGGCCAGCAACGCCGTAAGCCAGCGAACCGCAAACCAAGCGGTCAAGCTAAAGCTCAATAA